One Alkaliphilus sp. B6464 genomic window carries:
- the pdxR gene encoding MocR-like pyridoxine biosynthesis transcription factor PdxR, protein MKHFENIKLYKDKGEHLYIQLYKAIKKLIMEERLSKDDKLPPIRKLAQKLDVNNVTVVNAYHILEQEGLVYKKMGSGTYISPDFLTYISEEAEDQKIIEGLGSLSLIEQGQIQIKNDMINFASATPMAELFPVDDFKEALNEVLDRDKGHAFDYQESQGYLPLREALIKYVREYNIFADINSLQIISGAQQGIDIIAKALLNYGDTVIVENPSYTGAIASFKSRGAKIIDVNLIDDGIDIDDLERKIRIFRPKFLYLMPNFQNPTGISYSRSKKEEIINLCKQYNMYIVEDDYLSDLNFYSCDNTTLKSLDINNDLVIYVKSFSKIFMPGLRLGFLIAPSIFYDHLLFAKHSSDISTSGLLQRALELYFTRGTWKEHIKYMEKKYKSGFDTMLRSIEEYMPSQVEYIHPKGGVNFWFKLPMEISSRELYERAIRKNVALAPGNLFFIHQNDNNHFRLSIASVNNYEIEQGIIIISNIIKELINDISRSGLNEEKYRPIL, encoded by the coding sequence ATGAAACATTTTGAAAATATTAAGCTTTACAAAGATAAGGGAGAACATTTATATATTCAGCTCTATAAAGCAATAAAAAAGCTTATTATGGAAGAAAGACTTAGTAAGGATGACAAGTTACCACCTATACGTAAATTAGCGCAAAAATTAGACGTTAATAATGTTACTGTGGTAAACGCTTATCATATTTTAGAACAAGAGGGTTTAGTATATAAGAAAATGGGAAGTGGTACTTATATTTCACCTGATTTTCTGACTTATATCTCTGAGGAAGCAGAAGATCAAAAAATAATTGAGGGCTTAGGGTCTCTTTCTCTTATAGAACAGGGGCAAATTCAAATTAAAAATGACATGATTAATTTTGCTAGTGCTACTCCTATGGCGGAACTGTTTCCTGTAGATGATTTTAAAGAAGCTTTAAATGAAGTTTTGGACAGAGATAAGGGGCATGCCTTTGACTATCAAGAAAGCCAGGGGTATTTACCTTTAAGAGAAGCGTTGATAAAATATGTAAGAGAATACAATATATTTGCAGATATAAATAGTTTACAAATTATTTCGGGAGCCCAACAGGGTATAGATATTATTGCAAAGGCATTATTAAATTATGGAGATACAGTTATTGTTGAAAATCCTTCATATACTGGGGCGATAGCTTCTTTTAAATCAAGAGGAGCTAAAATTATCGATGTTAATCTTATAGATGATGGTATCGATATTGATGATTTAGAAAGAAAAATACGCATTTTTAGGCCTAAATTTTTATATTTAATGCCTAATTTTCAAAATCCAACGGGAATATCCTATAGTAGAAGTAAAAAAGAGGAAATTATTAATTTATGTAAACAATATAATATGTATATTGTGGAAGACGACTATTTAAGCGATTTAAACTTTTATTCATGCGATAATACTACTTTAAAAAGCTTAGACATTAATAATGATTTAGTTATTTATGTAAAGAGTTTTTCGAAAATATTTATGCCGGGGTTAAGGCTAGGATTTTTAATAGCTCCATCTATATTTTATGATCATTTACTTTTTGCAAAACATTCCTCTGATATTTCTACATCTGGTCTTCTACAGAGGGCTTTAGAACTTTACTTTACGAGAGGAACTTGGAAAGAGCATATTAAGTATATGGAAAAAAAGTATAAGAGTGGCTTTGATACGATGTTAAGAAGCATTGAAGAGTACATGCCATCACAAGTTGAGTATATACATCCAAAGGGTGGAGTTAACTTTTGGTTTAAGTTACCTATGGAAATTTCTTCAAGGGAATTATATGAGAGGGCTATTAGAAAAAATGTTGCTTTAGCTCCTGGAAACTTATTCTTTATTCATCAAAACGATAACAATCACTTCAGATTAAGCATTGCTTCTGTTAACAATTATGAAATAGAACAGGGAATAATAATAATAAGTAATATTATCAAAGAACTAATAAACGATATAAGTAGAAGTGGACTAAATGAAGAAAAATATAGACCTATTTTATAA
- a CDS encoding ABC transporter ATP-binding protein yields the protein MKHFKRLKDFLIKNKWYYILGVLWLLIVDVLQLLVPEVLRRFTDDVSSGHLTRESLLRYGLYIIAIGISIAFFRFLWRMYIIGVSRRLEYELRNKLFTHLQSLSTNYYNTHKTGDLMAHATNDINAIRMALGPGVVMMTDAIFMTAIAISMMATTTDLRLTFFALIPLPFLAYAIGKFGKKINARFKSVQEAFSALTDTVQENFAGIRVIKSFVQEEAEVKKFSDKNRLLFNKNMTLVKLFGMFHPFIQLMASLSFLIAIFYGSTLVIYGQISLGDFVAFNTYLSLLVWPMMAIGWVINMLQRGAASMERINSILDVEPEIIDAPDAIDLDNFKGDIVFDNVTFKYPNSNYNALENFSVYIPSGSSLGIIGKTGSGKTTIINLLLRLYDIEEGTISLDNHNIAKIKLKFLRDNIGYVDQDSFLFSTTIAENIAFGVDNFSMDEVENVARIAEVHENIIDFTNGYETFVGERGVTLSGGQKQRTSIARALIKKPQILIFDDSLSAVDTDTEEKILQGLKDEMKNKTTILIAHRISTIKDCNEIIVLDEGKIVEKGNHIQLLQSKGLYYEFYQKQLLEEKIYNE from the coding sequence GTGAAGCACTTTAAACGATTGAAAGATTTCTTGATTAAAAACAAATGGTACTATATATTAGGAGTACTTTGGCTTTTAATTGTAGACGTACTCCAATTACTTGTACCGGAAGTACTACGAAGATTTACTGATGATGTTTCCTCGGGTCATTTAACCCGCGAAAGTTTATTACGTTACGGACTTTATATTATTGCAATAGGAATCAGTATTGCATTTTTTCGATTTTTATGGAGAATGTACATTATTGGTGTCTCAAGAAGGTTAGAATATGAGCTTAGAAATAAGCTATTTACTCATCTCCAATCTCTTTCTACCAACTATTATAATACACATAAAACAGGAGACTTAATGGCTCATGCTACTAACGATATAAATGCAATACGAATGGCTTTGGGTCCTGGAGTAGTAATGATGACAGATGCAATATTTATGACTGCAATAGCTATCTCTATGATGGCTACTACTACAGATCTACGTTTGACTTTTTTTGCATTAATACCTCTGCCATTTTTAGCATATGCCATAGGCAAGTTTGGTAAGAAAATAAATGCTAGATTTAAATCTGTTCAAGAAGCTTTTTCAGCTTTAACTGATACTGTGCAGGAAAACTTTGCTGGAATAAGAGTAATAAAATCTTTTGTTCAAGAGGAAGCGGAAGTTAAGAAGTTTAGTGATAAAAATAGGCTTTTATTCAATAAAAACATGACTTTAGTAAAATTATTTGGAATGTTTCATCCTTTTATTCAATTAATGGCATCCCTTAGTTTTTTAATCGCTATTTTTTACGGAAGCACATTAGTAATATACGGACAAATATCTCTAGGTGACTTTGTTGCCTTCAATACTTATTTATCTTTGCTCGTCTGGCCAATGATGGCTATAGGATGGGTAATTAATATGCTCCAAAGAGGGGCTGCATCTATGGAAAGAATAAATAGCATTTTGGATGTGGAACCAGAAATAATAGATGCACCAGATGCAATTGATCTTGATAATTTTAAAGGAGATATTGTATTTGATAATGTTACTTTTAAATATCCTAATAGCAATTACAATGCCTTAGAAAACTTTTCTGTATACATACCATCAGGTAGTAGCTTAGGTATTATAGGGAAAACAGGTAGTGGAAAAACAACAATTATTAATCTACTTTTAAGGCTTTATGATATAGAAGAAGGGACAATTTCTTTAGATAATCATAATATAGCCAAAATCAAACTAAAGTTTTTACGGGATAATATCGGGTATGTTGACCAAGACAGCTTTTTATTTTCAACTACAATTGCAGAGAATATAGCCTTTGGTGTAGATAACTTTTCTATGGATGAGGTTGAAAATGTAGCAAGGATTGCTGAAGTTCATGAAAATATTATAGACTTTACTAATGGATACGAAACCTTTGTTGGAGAAAGAGGTGTGACGCTTTCAGGTGGCCAAAAACAAAGAACATCCATAGCTAGGGCGTTAATTAAGAAGCCTCAAATATTAATTTTTGATGACTCTCTATCGGCTGTAGATACGGATACAGAAGAGAAGATTCTCCAAGGTCTTAAAGATGAAATGAAAAACAAAACAACAATACTTATTGCTCATAGAATATCCACTATTAAAGATTGTAATGAAATCATAGTATTAGATGAAGGCAAAATTGTTGAAAAAGGCAACCATATTCAGCTATTGCAGAGCAAAGGTTTGTATTATGAATTTTATCAAAAACAGTTACTTGAAGAGAAAATATATAACGAGTAG
- a CDS encoding ABC transporter ATP-binding protein, producing the protein MSNIHNEEVLGKAYDSKLMARLLTYAKPYWAWLLICIMLLMVIAGIDLAGPYLIKVAIDEHINIYDRPIAVYDIPPAGNNNVIFFEDKYYITLNKGKENIIESSYKNVQLVRHNKDTFLVDGYFNLQKNDFTIVEKDGQFTVETKVGSFNARKLTGNEVKLFRENDVSSIRRLGLFYFAIIIAGFILNYVQVYLLNYTSNKIVFNIRDELFTHLEEMSLSFFDKNPVGRLVTRVTNDTETLQEMYSAVLVNLFKDLFLILGIIIIMIGMNIKLALLSLTVVPIILIATTIFRIKIRKAYREVRVKLAKINATLNENFTGMKTVHIFKREKQQAEQFDSINKEYLEANKKEILIFSIFRPSMEIVRSLGIAIIIWYGGGQVISQSIQFGVLVAFIDYLKQFFQPINDLTEKYNILQSAMASSERIFALLDKDPDIITPAKPRDIDNLQGTIEFKNVWFAYNSEDWVLKDISFKINSGESVAFVGATGAGKSSIINLISRFYDIQKGEILIDGVNIKDIPLSTLRKNIGIVLQDVFMFTGTIKDNIVLNNYDIPDTKVQEIAQYVNAHDFIEKLPKKYEEPVMERGSTLSSGQRQLLAFARALATDPSILVLDEATSNIDTETEELIQDAVVKLIKGRTSIAIAHRLSTIQNCNKIMVLHKGRLREVGNHQELLEKEGIYYKLYQLQYKESM; encoded by the coding sequence ATGAGTAATATTCACAATGAAGAAGTATTAGGTAAGGCCTATGATTCTAAACTAATGGCTCGACTTTTAACATATGCCAAACCCTATTGGGCATGGTTATTAATATGCATTATGCTCCTTATGGTCATTGCAGGTATTGATCTTGCAGGCCCTTATTTAATAAAAGTAGCTATAGATGAACATATTAATATTTACGATAGACCTATAGCAGTTTATGATATCCCTCCAGCAGGCAATAATAATGTTATCTTTTTTGAAGACAAATATTATATTACGCTAAATAAAGGCAAGGAGAATATTATCGAAAGCTCCTATAAAAATGTACAATTAGTTAGACACAATAAAGATACCTTTTTAGTTGATGGTTATTTTAATTTGCAGAAAAATGATTTTACTATTGTGGAAAAGGATGGACAGTTTACTGTAGAAACTAAAGTTGGAAGCTTTAATGCACGTAAATTAACAGGGAATGAAGTTAAACTATTTAGAGAAAATGACGTTTCGTCCATACGTAGACTAGGCCTATTCTATTTTGCTATAATTATTGCTGGATTTATACTAAACTATGTTCAAGTATATTTGCTAAATTATACAAGCAATAAGATTGTATTTAATATTAGAGATGAATTATTTACTCATTTAGAAGAAATGTCTTTAAGCTTTTTTGATAAAAATCCAGTAGGCCGTTTAGTTACTAGAGTAACCAACGATACAGAGACATTGCAAGAGATGTATAGTGCAGTTTTGGTCAACTTGTTTAAGGATTTATTTTTAATACTAGGAATTATCATTATAATGATAGGAATGAATATTAAGTTAGCTCTATTATCCCTTACGGTTGTTCCTATAATATTAATAGCAACAACTATATTTAGAATAAAAATTCGCAAAGCTTATAGGGAAGTCAGGGTAAAACTAGCAAAAATTAATGCTACATTAAATGAAAATTTTACTGGGATGAAAACTGTACATATTTTCAAGAGGGAAAAACAACAGGCTGAACAGTTCGATAGTATTAATAAGGAATATTTAGAGGCTAATAAAAAAGAAATTCTTATTTTCTCCATCTTCCGTCCATCTATGGAGATAGTCAGATCTTTAGGTATTGCCATTATTATTTGGTATGGTGGTGGCCAAGTAATTAGTCAATCTATACAGTTTGGTGTTTTAGTTGCATTTATCGACTACTTAAAGCAGTTTTTTCAACCAATAAATGACTTAACAGAAAAATATAATATTCTTCAATCTGCGATGGCATCATCAGAGAGAATTTTTGCACTACTTGATAAAGATCCAGATATTATTACGCCAGCAAAACCTAGGGATATTGATAATTTACAAGGAACCATTGAATTTAAAAATGTCTGGTTTGCATATAACAGCGAAGACTGGGTTTTAAAGGACATTAGTTTTAAAATAAACTCTGGAGAATCCGTAGCCTTTGTAGGAGCCACTGGAGCAGGTAAATCCTCAATTATCAACCTAATTAGTAGATTTTATGATATTCAAAAAGGTGAGATATTAATTGACGGTGTTAATATTAAAGACATCCCTCTATCTACCTTGAGAAAAAATATAGGGATAGTACTTCAGGATGTATTTATGTTTACTGGTACTATAAAGGATAATATAGTTTTAAATAATTATGATATTCCTGATACAAAAGTACAGGAAATTGCTCAGTATGTTAATGCCCATGACTTTATAGAAAAGCTTCCTAAAAAATATGAAGAACCTGTAATGGAAAGGGGTTCTACTCTTTCTTCTGGACAAAGACAACTACTTGCATTTGCTAGGGCATTGGCAACAGATCCTTCAATATTAGTTTTAGATGAAGCTACTTCTAATATAGATACAGAAACAGAGGAGTTAATTCAAGACGCAGTTGTAAAGCTAATAAAAGGCAGAACTTCAATAGCTATTGCTCATAGACTATCGACCATTCAAAACTGCAATAAAATTATGGTTCTTCATAAAGGACGTCTGCGCGAAGTTGGAAATCATCAGGAGCTGTTAGAAAAGGAAGGAATTTATTATAAGCTTTATCAGCTACAGTACAAAGAAAGTATGTAG
- a CDS encoding GGDEF domain-containing protein, translating to MLQSIEGIMTKAELLSVVENKISSLNETFTLASIDIDNFNTVNSYYGEYIGDQVLKKMASILKQNLKSDDLVCRSNKDEFSVIFSNTLSETGFIMIEEIRKYLEANTFALGDKEKKKEINIRISVGIANHPRNAKNSVDLFRAADSALFRAKKEGKNRVYMAESESMVLKSSYYTKTQLERLAELSQKTDKTEAFLLREALDDIFEKYSK from the coding sequence ATGCTTCAAAGTATAGAAGGAATTATGACAAAGGCAGAACTTTTATCTGTAGTTGAGAATAAAATATCTAGCTTAAATGAAACTTTTACATTGGCTTCTATAGATATAGATAATTTTAACACTGTTAATAGCTATTATGGAGAATATATAGGAGATCAAGTGTTGAAGAAAATGGCATCTATTTTGAAACAAAACTTAAAGAGTGATGATTTAGTATGTAGATCAAATAAAGATGAATTTAGTGTTATATTCTCTAATACACTTTCTGAAACCGGGTTTATTATGATTGAAGAGATAAGAAAATATTTAGAAGCAAATACATTCGCTCTAGGAGATAAGGAAAAGAAAAAGGAAATTAATATACGTATTAGCGTAGGTATAGCTAATCATCCTAGAAATGCTAAAAATTCTGTAGATCTTTTTAGGGCTGCTGATAGTGCGCTTTTTAGGGCAAAAAAGGAAGGAAAAAACCGAGTTTATATGGCAGAAAGTGAGAGTATGGTATTAAAGTCCAGCTATTATACAAAGACGCAACTTGAAAGGTTAGCAGAATTATCTCAGAAAACAGATAAGACAGAAGCTTTTTTACTTAGGGAAGCCTTGGATGATATTTTTGAAAAGTATAGTAAATAG
- the spoVB gene encoding stage V sporulation protein B — MKKSSFIYGTILLVIVNFLVRSLGFVYKIILSRLIGPEAIGLYQMVFPFLMLLITATSAGIPSAVSKLVATENSLNNREGVYKILTISLFIGGALSLVLSILVSLNMDFIVTKVLKNEAIFYPVLFTIPAISLITFASIIRGFFYGLKDMKPPANAQIIEQLFRIIFVLSYLAYKKPSNPVLAATIGIIGVSLGEFFGLIYLIFKFNLRKLNPRRHLIKVYTESSLKVASSILYISIPITIGRLVSSLMQTASSILIPQRLIIAGYTNSEAIQAFGKITGMAMPLLFLPFTVTSALAVNIIPNISEQMAINNMDDVSEQCNLAIKITLLVAIPITIIYTAFGNHIAQLIYNLEDVGNYLSIISYSTIFLCMQHTLSGILHGMGKQIITTVNYLLGMVIQLYCTYFLISNPKYGINGFFIGYILSAFVIFTLNFITLKRAIKIRLSILQLLIKPTVLSSLAAVSMLYIYKVSYLATNSNFLSTMVSALLGGILYLLLLSITKTLNVKSIIKEIKG; from the coding sequence TTGAAAAAATCTTCTTTTATTTACGGAACAATTTTATTAGTTATAGTTAATTTTCTAGTTAGATCCCTTGGGTTTGTATATAAAATAATACTCTCAAGATTGATAGGACCAGAGGCTATAGGTCTATATCAGATGGTGTTTCCTTTTTTAATGTTACTTATAACAGCAACATCTGCAGGCATTCCATCAGCAGTATCTAAACTTGTAGCTACGGAAAACTCTTTAAATAATAGAGAGGGTGTTTATAAAATATTAACTATATCTCTTTTCATTGGCGGAGCCTTATCTTTAGTTTTATCCATATTGGTGTCGCTTAATATGGACTTCATTGTTACTAAAGTATTAAAAAACGAAGCAATATTCTATCCAGTTTTATTCACAATCCCCGCAATAAGCTTAATAACCTTTGCTAGTATAATAAGAGGTTTTTTTTATGGATTAAAAGATATGAAACCTCCTGCTAATGCACAAATTATAGAGCAATTATTTCGTATAATATTTGTATTATCCTATTTAGCATATAAAAAGCCATCCAATCCTGTTCTAGCTGCTACCATAGGGATTATCGGAGTTTCACTTGGAGAATTTTTTGGGCTAATATACTTGATATTTAAGTTTAATCTGAGAAAGTTAAACCCTAGAAGGCATCTTATAAAAGTCTATACAGAGTCTTCATTGAAAGTAGCTAGTAGCATACTATATATATCAATACCTATTACTATAGGTAGGTTAGTTTCATCATTAATGCAAACAGCAAGTTCAATTCTAATACCGCAGAGATTAATTATTGCAGGATATACAAACTCCGAGGCAATTCAAGCCTTTGGTAAAATAACCGGAATGGCAATGCCACTATTGTTTCTACCCTTTACTGTGACGTCTGCCTTAGCAGTTAATATTATTCCAAATATATCAGAACAAATGGCAATCAACAATATGGATGATGTTAGTGAGCAATGTAATTTAGCAATAAAAATAACATTGTTAGTGGCTATTCCAATAACTATTATATATACTGCATTCGGCAACCACATAGCACAACTAATTTACAACCTAGAAGACGTAGGAAACTATTTATCTATAATAAGCTATTCAACCATATTTTTATGTATGCAGCACACTTTATCTGGTATTTTACACGGAATGGGAAAACAAATAATCACTACAGTTAACTATTTACTAGGCATGGTAATTCAGCTCTATTGTACATATTTTTTAATCTCTAATCCGAAATATGGGATAAATGGTTTCTTTATCGGATATATACTTTCAGCTTTCGTTATCTTTACATTAAATTTTATTACGTTAAAACGAGCTATTAAAATTAGACTCTCTATACTACAATTGTTAATTAAACCAACAGTATTGTCGAGTCTAGCAGCTGTATCAATGTTATATATTTATAAAGTATCTTATCTAGCTACAAACAGTAATTTCCTAAGCACTATGGTTTCAGCATTATTAGGGGGCATATTGTACTTGCTTTTATTATCTATAACTAAAACCTTAAATGTTAAATCGATTATAAAAGAAATTAAAGGATAG
- a CDS encoding MOSC domain-containing protein encodes MAKVVAINISRRKGIPKDQIKEGVFIEDFGLEGDAHAANWHRQVSLLAQESIDKAIAMGADGLEPGKFAENITTEGIVLYELPVGTQLKIGETIQEVTQIGKECHQKCAIFYTVGECVMPKEGIFTKVIKGGIVKPGDDIEIIK; translated from the coding sequence TTGGCAAAGGTTGTTGCAATTAATATTAGTAGAAGAAAAGGAATACCAAAGGATCAAATTAAAGAAGGAGTTTTTATTGAAGATTTTGGCTTAGAAGGAGACGCTCATGCAGCAAATTGGCATAGACAGGTTAGTTTATTGGCTCAGGAGAGTATAGATAAAGCAATAGCAATGGGAGCAGATGGATTAGAACCTGGTAAGTTTGCTGAAAACATAACTACTGAAGGTATCGTTCTATACGAACTACCTGTAGGTACTCAATTAAAAATAGGTGAAACTATTCAAGAAGTAACACAAATAGGTAAAGAATGTCATCAAAAATGTGCTATTTTTTATACTGTAGGAGAGTGTGTAATGCCTAAAGAAGGTATTTTTACTAAGGTAATTAAAGGTGGTATAGTTAAACCTGGTGATGATATTGAAATAATTAAATAG
- a CDS encoding substrate-binding domain-containing protein → MDEETGDYNKSYIKKYLNSLDYAIIKFVKRSQGLMVKKGNPLSIQSVKDLTRPDIQFVNSEEFISKIVKLDGYSTDNIGDIVYI, encoded by the coding sequence ATGGATGAAGAAACTGGAGATTATAATAAATCCTATATCAAAAAGTACCTAAATAGTTTAGATTATGCTATAATTAAGTTTGTAAAACGTAGTCAAGGACTAATGGTTAAAAAAGGTAATCCTTTAAGCATCCAATCTGTGAAAGATTTAACCAGACCAGATATTCAGTTTGTTAATAGTGAAGAGTTTATTAGTAAAATTGTAAAATTAGATGGATATAGTACAGATAATATTGGAGATATCGTATATATCTAG
- a CDS encoding ATP-dependent metallopeptidase FtsH/Yme1/Tma family protein, translating into MQKLKMNKNRIVIILISVVFLLLTIAFVFSMKFKKPVLQISYTEFLEKVDNNQIKSVSISDSAQLKGEFNDGEQFITDNPRIDGFKESMLVKNIEVKESSDQYSPGQLALTIGAIGAFAGVAIYLSKNNSQQVSKEYDKMSNIEISTEKDSNIRFSNIAGNEEAKENIMELVDFIKNPQKYERYGARMPKGIILYGPPGTGKTLMAKALASEAGVDFLAVSGSDFVQIYAGLGAGRIRSLFKKAKEKGKCVIFIDEIDAIGKKRDRSGLGGSDESDRTLNALLTEMSGFKGSEGIVVIAATNRLDTLDEALLRPGRFDRQIEIGLPDLNARHEILKLYSKDRPIAVSLSLRGIAEQTVYFSGAKLENLMNEAAINAARENAEAITALHIDKAFYTVIAGDEKKDRSNIRNIDRRITAYHEAGHAVATKLLCPENKVTKVTIIPSTKGAGGFSMNIPPDKMYNTKKEMTNNIKIALAGRIVEELIFGADNVTTGASNDIQKATEILVAMIKQFGMSDEIGMINYDVLFGHQGASDGKLAEITKNEMQRLYDETKLLIENNRELVYSIAENLLDKETLNEEEIDRCIENMWQKALN; encoded by the coding sequence GTGCAAAAATTAAAAATGAATAAAAATAGAATTGTAATTATTTTAATATCTGTAGTGTTTTTATTGCTGACCATCGCTTTTGTATTTAGTATGAAGTTTAAAAAACCAGTGCTCCAAATTTCCTATACAGAATTTTTGGAAAAAGTTGATAACAATCAGATTAAATCTGTATCTATATCGGACTCTGCCCAGTTAAAGGGTGAGTTTAATGATGGGGAACAATTTATAACAGATAATCCTAGGATAGATGGATTTAAAGAGAGCATGTTAGTTAAAAATATAGAAGTTAAAGAATCAAGCGATCAGTATTCACCTGGACAACTAGCTTTGACTATTGGAGCTATTGGTGCTTTTGCGGGAGTGGCAATTTATTTATCGAAGAATAATTCGCAGCAAGTTTCTAAAGAATATGATAAAATGTCGAATATAGAAATTTCAACTGAAAAAGATTCAAATATAAGATTTAGTAATATTGCAGGTAACGAGGAAGCAAAAGAGAATATTATGGAGCTTGTTGACTTTATAAAAAACCCACAGAAGTATGAAAGATATGGGGCTAGAATGCCAAAGGGTATAATTTTATATGGTCCTCCAGGAACAGGTAAAACTCTAATGGCTAAGGCTTTAGCAAGTGAAGCGGGAGTAGATTTTTTAGCGGTGTCAGGCTCTGATTTTGTTCAAATATATGCAGGACTAGGGGCTGGCAGAATTAGATCATTATTTAAAAAGGCTAAGGAAAAAGGTAAGTGTGTTATATTTATAGATGAAATAGATGCTATTGGTAAGAAAAGAGACCGTAGTGGACTAGGTGGGAGCGACGAATCTGATAGAACTTTAAATGCACTTTTAACTGAAATGTCAGGTTTTAAGGGTAGTGAAGGTATTGTAGTTATAGCAGCTACCAATAGATTAGACACATTAGATGAAGCTCTTTTAAGGCCAGGAAGATTTGATAGGCAGATTGAAATTGGTCTACCAGATTTAAATGCTAGGCATGAAATTTTAAAACTTTATAGTAAGGATAGACCAATTGCAGTTAGTCTTAGTTTAAGGGGTATAGCGGAGCAAACGGTGTATTTTAGTGGTGCAAAGTTGGAAAATCTTATGAATGAAGCTGCTATTAACGCAGCTAGAGAAAATGCAGAAGCTATTACTGCTCTTCATATAGATAAAGCTTTTTATACTGTAATTGCTGGAGATGAGAAAAAAGATAGAAGTAATATTAGAAATATAGATAGAAGAATTACTGCGTATCATGAGGCAGGTCATGCGGTTGCTACTAAGCTACTTTGTCCAGAAAATAAGGTTACAAAGGTAACTATTATTCCTAGTACAAAAGGAGCAGGGGGATTTAGTATGAACATTCCTCCAGATAAAATGTATAATACAAAAAAAGAAATGACAAATAATATTAAAATTGCATTAGCTGGTAGAATTGTAGAAGAACTAATATTTGGTGCTGATAATGTTACTACTGGTGCAAGTAATGATATACAGAAAGCAACGGAAATATTAGTAGCTATGATTAAGCAGTTTGGTATGAGTGATGAAATTGGTATGATTAATTACGATGTATTATTTGGGCATCAAGGTGCGTCAGATGGGAAACTAGCTGAAATTACTAAAAATGAAATGCAAAGACTTTATGATGAAACAAAACTGCTTATAGAGAATAATAGAGAGTTAGTTTATTCAATAGCTGAAAATCTTTTAGATAAAGAGACACTAAATGAAGAAGAAATTGATAGGTGCATTGAAAATATGTGGCAAAAAGCTTTAAACTAG